The following proteins are encoded in a genomic region of Fusarium keratoplasticum isolate Fu6.1 chromosome 9, whole genome shotgun sequence:
- a CDS encoding Alpha-L-rhamnosidase, giving the protein MLAEQYSQAQSWLDIGLPRNSEGLWARNLFQFADWLDPKAPPRSPGDATTPKDLVADVKDGLPPTQTTYALALHFGLLSGQEQTETTTRVLRELVAQNDYLVGTRFAGTPCLWFALHNINATEDVCRMLLQIQLPSWLYQVVQGGTTTWERWDSLIPEGTVNPGEMTSFNHYAFGSVADWMHQVIGGIAPLEPGWRKFLIAPAPGGDSTSAEIRFVSQYGEIHVEWWLELKDKNAASPSHTLQLRALIPLNSRASARVPGSQETFEVGSGGFEYRGPYYHLSRLKTGRLGDL; this is encoded by the exons ATGTTAGCGGAGCAGTATTCTCAGGCTCAGTCTTGGCTCGATATAGGTCTTCCGCGCAACTCTGAGGGCCTTTGGGCGCGGAATCTGTTCCAATTTGCAGACTGGCTGGACCCCAAGGCACCGCCCCGGTCTCCTGGTGACGCCACTACGCCCAAGGACTTGGTCGCAGAC GTCAAGGACGGGTTACCACCAACCCAGACTACGTACGCCCTAGCTTTACACTTTGGCCTTCTCTCGGGACAAGAACAAACAGAAACTACTACCCGTGTCCTAAGAGAGCTGGTAGCACAGAACGACTACCTCGTAGGCACTAGGTTTGCAGGAACTCCATGCCTTTGGTTTGCCCTTCACAACATCAACGCAACCGAGGACGTTTGCCGCATGCTTCTCCAGATCCAACTCCCATCTTGGCTCTACCAAGTCGTCCAAGGCGGTACAACCACCTGGGAGAGGTGGGATAGCTTGATTCCTGAAGGGACTGTCAATCCAGGAGAGATGACCAGCTTCAACCACTACGCCTTTGGCTCGGTGGCGGACTGGATGCACCAGGTTATCGGTGGTATCGCTCCTCTTGAGCCAGGCTGGAGGAAGTTCTTAATCGCTCCGGCCCCAGGTGGAGATAGCACGAGTGCTGAGATCAGGTTTGTGAGTCAATACGGCGAAATCCACGTGGAGTGGTGGCTCGAATTGAAGGACAAGAATGCGGCCAGTCCCAGTCACACTCTCCAACTGAGAGCTCTGATCCCGCTCAACTCACGCGCGTCAGCTCGGGTGCCAGGCAGCCAGGAGACATTTGAGGTTGGCTCTGGAGGGTTTGAGTACCGTGGACCGTATTATCATTTATCGAGGCTCAAAACCGGTAGACTGGGGGATCTTTGA